From the genome of Pelmatolapia mariae isolate MD_Pm_ZW linkage group LG12, Pm_UMD_F_2, whole genome shotgun sequence, one region includes:
- the igsf9b gene encoding protein turtle homolog A isoform X2: MGLERQWLQAVTTAVAICLLSVSQGAASLVRAREGSSAELSCSLAPTSSEATTPSLFPLHVVEWVRLGYSVPVLIKFGVYAPRVHPNYKGRVSLTRGASLLIERLTLEDEGWFECRILLLESKTDDFRNGTWTFLSITAPPVFIKTPPTFVEVLLGDSLTLSCGAHGNPRPTVVWHKDESPIEKHEKIKVLNGSLSLASVTRNISGVYKCHVSNSEGNLTHYTQLQVKGPPIILISPEDTTLNMSQDAVLQCQADAYPSNLTYEWLKQGQNVYHIESLKSRVKVLVDGTLLIPNLIPEDAGNYTCIPTNGILSPPSASAHLKVKHPARVGRMLRETYLPVGMEGVIVCPVQADPPVLYVNWTKDGNVLNPDNYPGWMVNSEGSVFIATANDNAVGMYTCTPYNSYGTMGQSEPTRVILKDPPSFRVPPRPEYFQEVGRELIIPCEASGDPAPNVTWSKIGPTPRSPYTVLANGSLLLQPVSKDHHGGWECLATNRVATVSAGTVLMVLGTSPHAVSSVFVTTEVNQANVSWVPGFDGGFTQKFTVWVKQASRGKHEWASLPVPTSKNYLLVTGLLAATGYQFSVLPQNKLGSGPFSEIITVRTQAVPTEAPTAVTTLPILDPPIFLSANRTEQGVLLRWFPPEAPFSPLTGYVLQARRDQGQWVILTSNISANQRDLLVQGLLRDSNYDLRLMSRCNKVLSEPSESVNVSTVGMEIYPLRPSLLEVIPEPLLAGVLAGVCFLFVAIVLSLVTACYMSQRRQRRRRKRRQDLPSALQKSSSQEVRSPPRSPDSVLKLKLCPPLPFFPNSSCSQSDRSSFDRGSHGEYHDQRKQLLSNSSPPPHYTLFESHLGSQAPSPSALESISRGPDGRFIVQPLPEGSSPSNKKNLKKTVLQSNGGAGGASGSGSSRTSFRDSPKSSILSSEKDERKDSPLTVDVPELSRPPSSPGRVRAMARNFSRHGCFYSDDEQSSEALLERASFYSDNSEKKPSDPLRRYRMTGHTEDLLPSFGRRTKLLDRDTDRPQPSGYEPMESQLTNNSTLVSQLDSELERDSINKCVQLAKEREEMERELKSYTAEQRSRNRGRNEHQTNKTENPQRDEPESEEEPVWKPQDVSIRQKHRPLGQTSRVSDYRRACYFGNTSSPMDRLPTSRIQWDISPVTSVTSLIPVQTPQETASPRPQRPRLCRETTEDSLAVDSSRSPVTQNTSLPTISPDVTSEPSALCVDEPDRARSLSPQGDPDIYMKSINEQDIMEKTQDEDIAGRRSRHSYAYGGTHLWESAAKSPSLMSERPESSASSPYNQPERHADTNYTSTRDPSTSSYSTLPYEHHKVGPKAKGRETPVQDDRRSSGFYSDLEKEGIRARSRRSDRCLFSDSPSPISSLTLVEEAESDQSQFSVPRMSDSFKAKPTAQSPKMSPLQTSAILEYLSLPGFIEMSVDEPVEEVTDSNGESSELKPEKSVVAKPDVVPKNWEVHVQENRETGSNQEEVCFKQTHSAGAAEASFETSKKQDYGRSRHGEARVRFPDDPKPFSPGPEKTSKQLYDEKTKIQVGNKSTYRPESRLGSRSAHTLFSAAKGMADIVSKHSQSFVDSSESLSEQSQRQASQGSRTNNIVSRINQAPVPFLKKSLSIGPCRTLSGMGQPRPFLKKSISLGPQRWEHFESPRTYISERCYWDEFPNPDVRVKSYSLGRTPPSLPRPGPSWREYVPFRRPSMGSLERPHHAQRSLASPSYLTPAAYPPRQTSVSPLMEPSDPRRQATVFPESSRWSPTYPEALRSVQHKYVPMPSSIPIPHYQHQHWAGSRGDGLKPMDSRRGPPRSYLPRGISWPSPYYAPFPPREGEIYRQPDRMMGRGGETEIREGREIREGGRASYASQSSGRGSAGLFRQSLSITPTLLSSPETTEENERHRADMDLPERRAKRRNTSVDESYEWDSADACVDSEVLEATKCDQSQTGLQRGSRDQAGGLQDQRHKGTSKGDIK, encoded by the exons ATGGGACTGGAGAGACAGTGGCTTCAGGCTGTCACCACTGCTGTAGCCATTTGTCTGCTAA GTGTGTCTCAAGGTGCAGCATCGTTGGTTCGTGCCCGAGAGGGGAGCTCCGCAGAGTTAAGCTGTAGCCTCGCTCCTACATCCAGTGAAGCCACCACCCCAAGCCTCTTTCCACTACATGTGGTGGAGTGGGTGCGCCTCGGTTACAGCGTTCCCGTCCTCATCAAATTTGGAGTGTATGCTCCTCGTGTTCATCCCAACTACAAGG GCCGTGTGTCTCTGACCCGGGGCGCCTCTCTGCTGATAGAACGGCTGACCCTGGAGGACGAAGGCTGGTTCGAATGCCGCATCCTGCTCCTGGAGAGCAAAACCGACGACTTTCGAAATGGCACATGGACCTTCCTCTCCATCACAG CTCCACCCGTGTTTATTAAGACACCGCCAACTTTTGTGGAGGTTCTGCTCGGTGACTCGCTGACTCTCAGCTGTGGAGCCCATGGCAACCCTCGACCAACTGTCGTCTGGCATAAAGACGAGAGCCCAATTGAGAAACatgagaaaataaaa GTGCTCAATGGTAGCTTGTCTTTGGCCTCTGTCACACGAAATATTTCTGGAGTTTATAAATGTCACGTGTCCAACTCAGAGGGGAACCTCACCCACTACACgcagctgcaggtcaaag GCCCTCCAATCATCCTCATTTCCCCAGAGGACACCACTCTCAACATGTCCCAGGATGCAGTTCTGCAGTGTCAGGCCGATGCCTACCCATCAAACCTGACATACGAATGGTTGAAGCAAGGACAGAATGTTTACCATATTGA ATCACTTAAGTCTCGAGTGAAGGTTTTGGTGGATGGAACACTTCTTATCCCTAATCTCATCCCGGAAGATGCTGGAAACTACACCTGTATCCCAACAAATGGGATACTGAGCCCACCCTCAGCCTCTGCTCATCTGAAAGTTAAAC ATCCTGCGCGTGTAGGCCGAATGCTGCGGGAAACATATTTGCCCGTAGGCATGGAGGGGGTCATTGTCTGTCCTGTCCAAGCCGATCCCCCTGTGCTGTACGTCAACTGGACCAAAGACGGGAACGTTTTAAATCCTGATAAT TACCCAGGTTGGATGGTGAACTCAGAGGGCTCAGTATTTATAGCGACAGCCAATGACAATGCTGTGGGTATGTACACCTGTACGCCTTATAACAGCTATGGCACCATGGGGCAGTCTGAACCCACCCGTGTCATCTTAAAG GACCCACCATCGTTCCGCGTGCCTCCTCGACCTGAGTATTTCCAGGAGGTGGGCCGGGAGTTGATCATCCCCTGTGAAGCCAGTGGAGACCCTGCTCCAAACGTGACATGGAGCAAG ATTGGCCCTACGCCTCGCTCCCCATACACTGTGTTGGCTAACGGCTCCCTCCTGCTGCAGCCAGTTAGTAAAGATCACCACGGGGGTTGGGAGTGCCTGGCCACTAATCGTGTAGCCACTGTCAGTGCAGGCACTGTGCTCATGGTGCTGG GCACCAGCCCTCACGCTGTGTCCTCAGTGTTTGTCACCACAGAGGTGAACCAAGCAAATGTGTCCTGGGTGCCGGGCTTTGATGGTGGATTCACCCAGAAATTCACTGTGTG gGTCAAGCAGGCATCCAGGGGGAAACATGAATGGGCGTCTTTGCCAGTGCCAACATCTAAAAACTACCTGCTGGTGACTGGGCTACTTGCCGCCACTGGCTATCAGTTCAGCGTCCTACCTCAGAATAAGCTCGGCTCTGGACCTTTCAGCGAAATTATAACTGTGCGAACTCAAG CTGTGCCAACAGAAGCACCTACAGCTGTCACCACTCTCCCAATTCTGGATCCTCCCATATTCCTGTCAGCCAACCGGACCGAGCAAGGCGTTCTCCTGCGGTGGTTTCCTCCCGAAGCTCCATTTTCTCCACTGACAGGTTATGTACTGCAGGCCCGCAGGGATCAGGGGCAGTGGGTCATCCTCACCAGCAACATCAGCGCCAATCAGAGGGACCTGCTTGTTCAGGGACTGCTGAGG GACTCGAATTATGATCTGAGGCTTATGTCTCGCTGCAATAAAGTGCTCAGTGAGCCCAGCGAATCTGTCAATGTATCAACCGTCG GGATGGAGATTTACCCCCTGCGCCCAAGTCTCTTGGAGGTTATCCCTGAGCCGCTGTTGGCTGGTGTGTTAGCTGGAgtgtgcttcctgtttgtgGCCATCGTTCTGTCTTTGGTGACAGCATGCTACATGAGTCAGAGGAGACAGCGCCGGCGCAGGAAGAGAAGACAAG ATCTGCCATCTGCACTTCAGAAGAGCTCATCTCAAGA AGTTCGCTCACCCCCTCGCAGTCCAGACAGTGTCCTGAAGCTGAAGCTGTGTCCACCTCTTCCTTTCTTTCCCAACTCGTCCTGCTCACAGTCCGATCGATCCTCGTTTGACAGGGGAAGTCACGGCGAATACCACGACCAACGGAAGCAACTCTTGTCCAATTCTTCTCCGCCACCTCATTACACACTCTTTGAGAGTCACCTGGGGTCTCAGGCGCCCTCACCAAGTGCTCTGGAGTCCATTTCCAGAGGTCCGGATGGACGCTTCATTGTCCAGCCACTGCCAGAGGGTTCTAGTCCCtcgaataaaaaaaatttaaagaagACTGTCCTACAAAGTAATGGTGGAGCTGGTGGGGCAAGTGGCTCAGGAAGCAGCAGGACATCCTTTAGGGACTCTCCAAAGTCGAGCATTTTAAGCTCAGAGAAAGATGAGAGGAAGGATTCTCCTCTCACAGTGGATGTCCCGGAGCTGAGCAGGCCTCCTTCCTCCCCTGGAAGAGTACGGGCCATGGCCAGAAACTTCTCCCGTCATGGCTGCTTTTATTCTGATGACGAGCAAAGCTCAGAGGCTCTTTTAGAAAGAGCCAGCTTTTATTCAGACAACAGTGAGAAGAAACCCAGTGATCCTCTGAGGAGGTATCGCATGACAGGGCACACAGAAGACCTGCTGCCCTCTTTTGGAAGGAGGACAAAGCTTCTGGATAGAGACACAGACAGGCCGCAGCCTTCTGGCTATGAGCCTATGGAGAGTCAGTTGACTAATAACAGCACCTTAGTCTCACAACTTGACAGTGAGCTGGAGAGGGATAGCATTAACAAGTGTGTCCAGCTGGCAAAAGAGAGGGAAGAAATGGAGAGAGAGCTAAAGAGCTATACAGCTGAGCAAAGAAGTCGAAATCGTGGAAGAAATGAACATCAGactaataaaacagaaaatcctCAGAGGGATGAGCCTGAGTCAGAAGAAGAACCTGTATGGAAACCACAAGATGTTAGTATCAGACAGAAACATAGGCCTTTGGGTCAAACAAGTCGAGTGTCTGACTATAGGAGAGCGTGCTACTTTGGCAACACAAGCAGTCCCATGGACCGGCTCCCCACGTCTCGCATTCAGTGGGACATTAGCCCTGTAACATCTGTGACCAGCCTTATTCCTGTACAGACTCCTCAGGAGACCGCATCGCCCAGGCCACAGCGTCCTCGCCTCTGTAGAGAAACCACCGAGGACTCGCTTGCTGTTGATTCATCACGGTCTCCGGTCACCCAGAACACCTCTCTCCCCACAATCTCCCCTGATGTTACCAGTGAACCCTCTGCTCTGTGTGTCGACGAACCAGATCGAGCCCGGTCACTGAGTCCTCAGGGAGATCCTGATATATACATGAAGTCCATCAATGAGCAGGACATAATGGAAAAGACACAGGATGAAGATATTGCAGGACGGAGGTCAAGGCATTCGTATGCTTATGGAGGCACTCATCTCTGGGAGTCAGCTGCCAAAAGTCCTTCATTAATGAGTGAGAGGCCTGAAAGTTCAGCTTCTTCACCTTATAATCAGCCTGAGAGACAtgcagacacaaactacacatCCACAAGGGATCCCAGTACCTCCAGTTACTCTACTTTGCCTTATGAGCATCACAAAGTGGGGCCAAAGGCTAAAGGCAGAGAGACTCCAGTCCAGGATGACCGACGAAGTTCAGGATTTTACTCTGACTTAGAGAAAGAAGGAATCCGAGCACGCTCCCGGAGGAGCGACAGATGCCTTTTCTCTGACAGCCCTAGCCCTATATCATCCTTAACTCTCGTGGAAGAAGCCGAGAGCGACCAGTCTCAATTTTCTGTCCCCAGAATGTCAGACTCCTTCAAGGCCAAGCCCACAGCTCAATCTCCCAAAATGTCCCCACTCCAGACAAGTGCAATTCTTGAGTATCTGAGCCTTCCTGGTTTTATTGAAATGAGTGTGGATGAGCCTGTGGAAGAAGTCACAGACAGCAACGGGGAAAGCTCAGAACTAAAGCCAGAAAAATCAGTGGTGGCTAAACCTGATGTAGTTCCTAAAAACTGGGAGGTTCATGTTCAAGAAAACCGTGAAACTGGCTCAAACCAAGAGGAGGTTTGCTTTAAACAAACTCATTCTGCAGGCGCTGCTGAAGCCAGCTTTGAGACTAGTAAAAAACAAGATTATGGACGTTCCCGCCATGGGGAAGCTAGAGTAAGATTTCCTGATGACCCAAAACCATTCTCACCCGGCCCAGAAAAAACTAGCAAGCAGCTCTATGATGAGAAAACAAAGATTCAGGTTGGAAATAAGAGCACATACAGGCCCGAATCCAGACTTGGGTCCAGGTCAGCTCACACCTTGTTCAGTGCAGCTAAAGGCATGGCGGATATAGTGTCAAAACACTCGCAGAGTTTTGTAGACAGTAGTGAGTCTTTATCAGAGCAATCCCAAAGACAAGCTTCTCAGGGCAGCAGGACTAATAACATTGTATCGCGTATAAATCAAGCCCCTGTGCCATTTCTAAAGAAATCCTTAAGCATAGGTCCCTGCAGGACTCTCTCAGGCATGGGACAGCCTCGTCCTTTTCTGAAGAAATCTATCAGCCTGGGCCCACAGAGGTGGGAGCACTTTGAGAGCCCAAGGACTTATATTTCTGAGAGATGCTACTGGGACGAATTCCCAAACCCAGACGTCAGGGTGAAGTCCTATAGTTTGGGTCGCACACCGCCTTCCCTCCCCAGGCCAGGCCCCTCCTGGAGGGAGTATGTCCCGTTCAGGCGCCCCAGCATGGGCAGCTTAGAGAGGCCTCATCACGCACAAAGATCTTTAGCTAGTCCTTCCTACCTCACGCCTGCTGCGTACCCACCCAGACAAACCTCAGTCTCCCCACTGATGGAACCCTCCGATCCACGACGGCAAGCTACCGTTTTCCCAGAATCCTCCAGATGGTCCCCCACTTATCCTGAAGCTCTGAGGTCTGTCCAACATAAATATGTCCCCATGCCCTCCTCTATCCCCATCCCCCACTACCAGCACCAGCACTGGGCAGGCTCCAGAGGGGATGGCCTGAAACCCATGGACTCAAGGAGAGGTCCTCCGAGGTCCTACCTGCCCAGGGGCATTAGCTGGCCCTCACCTTACTACGCCCCTTTCCCACCACGAGAGGGGGAGATCTACAGGCAGCCTGACAGGATgatggggaggggaggggagacCGAGATCCGGGAAGGCAGAGAAATCAGGGAGGGGGGCAGGGCCAGTTATGCCAGTCAGAGCAGTGGTAGAGGGAGTGCTGGACTCTTCCGGCAGTCCCTGTCCATCACTCCCACGCTGCTCAGCTCCCCAGAAACCACAGAGGAAAATGAGCGTCACAGAGCTGACATGGATTTGCCTGAGAGGAGAGCGAAAAG AAGGAACACATCAGTAGATGAGAGTTATGAGTGGGACTCTGCTGATGCCTGTGTGGACTCGGAGGTCCTGGAGGCCACAAAGTGTGATCAGTCACAAACAGGTTTACAGAGAGGCAGTCGGGATCAAGCTGGTGGCCTCCAGGATCAGCGGCACAAAG GTACCTCTAAGGGAGATATCAAATAG